A portion of the Salvelinus fontinalis isolate EN_2023a chromosome 32, ASM2944872v1, whole genome shotgun sequence genome contains these proteins:
- the LOC129831223 gene encoding vacuolar protein sorting-associated protein 52 homolog isoform X2, protein MKWIELTSGITLNRWRVNSNELNKLPSKTISRRARTLPLCTTRSQPVTPYWRVIVDSPVTEQEFLEQLHELNNKINFAKELSFRETLACSDIQDIVDRLKIKAVTKIREFILQKIYSFRKPMTNYQIPQNTLLKYRFFYQFLLANESTVAKEIRDVYVDTMSKIYYSYFKSYSGRLLKVQYEEVADKDDLMGVEDTAKKGFFSKPSLKSRNTIFTLGQREAVLSPAELEGPILIPHTAQRGDCRYPYETLFRSQHYALLDNGCREFLFLFDFFMVAGNSALDLFNSIMGKTLSLFLKSMSTYVSDCYDSIAVFLCIHIILRFRAITTKRAIPALDKYWEAVLELLWPRFELILEINIQSICNTDPQNLGVLDTRPHYITRRYAEFSSAIVSINQTFTSERTNTLLGQLQVEVENFVLKMAAEFPSRRDQLIFLINNYDMMLNVLMERAADDSKEVEGFQQLLQARSQEFIEEILSSPFGGMIAFVKASEALIEKGQLDRLKKDEATVWFSSTWKQAVEALSQDVMRSFTNFKNGTGIIQGALTQLIQYYHGFHKVLSQPTFRSLAVRSELINLHHLMVEVKKHKPNF, encoded by the exons ATGAAGTGGATA GAGTTGACCTCAGGCATTACTCTAAACAGGTGGAGGGTGAATTCCAACGAATTGAACAAGCTTCCATCAAAGACT ATATCAAGGAGAGCCAGAACATTGCCTCTCTGCACAACCAGATCACAGCCTGTGACTCCATACTGGAG GGTAATCGTGGATAGCCCGGTTACGGAGCAGGAGTTCCTTGAGCAGCTCCATGAACTCAACAACAAGATCAATTTTGCCAAAGAGCTCAGCTTCAGGGAGACTTTGGCCTGCTCTGACATCCAGGACATCGTGGACCGCCTGAAAATCAAG GCTGTCACAAAGATCAGAGAATTTATCCTGCAGAAGATTTATTCCTTCAGAAAGCCCATGACCAACTATCAAATCCCCCAGAACACTCTCCTTAAGTACAG GTTTTTCTATCAGTTCCTCTTGGCAAACGAAAGCACAGTAGCTAAGGAGATCAGGGATGTGTACGTGGACACCATGAGTAAGATCTACTACAGCTACTTCAAGTCCTACAGCGGCAGGCTGCTCAAAGTACAG TATGAGGAGGTGGCAGACAAAGATGACCTGATGGGAGTGGAAGACACGGCCAAGAAAGGTTTCTTCTCCAAGCCCTCCCTGAAGAGCAGGAACACCATCTTCACCCTGGGCCAGCGAGAGGCCGTGCTGAGCCCTGCCGAGCTGGAGGGGCCCATCCTCATCCCCCACACTGCCCAGAGAGGAGACTGCAGG taTCCCTATGAGACGCTGTTCCGCAGTCAGCACTACGCCCTCTTGGACAACGGCTGTCGAGAGTTCCTCTTCCTGTTTGACTTCTTCATGGTGGCTGGAAACTCTGCGCTGGATCTCTTCAACAGCATCATGGGAAAGACACTCAGCTTGTTCCTG AAGAGCATGTCCACCTATGTATCGGATTGCTACGATAGCATTGCTGTGTTTCTGTGTATCCACATCATCCTGCGTTTCAGAGCCATCACAACCAAGAGGGCCATCCCAGCCCTGGACAA GTACTGGGAGGCGGTTCTGGAGCTGCTGTGGCCCAGGTTTGAGCTCATCCTGGAGATAAACATTCAGAGCATCTGCAACACGGACCCCCAGAACCTGGGCGTGTTGGACACCAGACCACACTAT ATCACACGTAGATACGCAGAGTTCTCTTCTGCCATCGTTAGCATTAACCAGACATTCACCAGCGAGCGAACCAACACCCTCCTTGGCCAACTGCAG GTTGAAGTGGAGAACTTTGTCCTGAAGATGGCTGCAGAGTTCCCTTCACGCAGGGACCAGCTCATCTTCCTCATCAACAACTACGACATGATGCTCAATGTACTCATG GAGAGGGCAGCCGATGACAGTAAAGAGGTTGAGGGCTTCCAGCAGCTCCTCCAGGCCAGGAGCCAG GAGTTTATTGAGGAGATTCTGTCCTCCCCCTTTGGTGGCATGATAGCGTTTGTGAAGGCGAGCGAGGCGTTGATAGAGAAAGGCCAGCTGGATAGACTAAAGAAGGATGAAG CTACTGTTTGGTTTTCCAGCACATGGAAACAGGCTGTGGAAGCTCTGAGTCAGGATGTCATGAGATCCTTCACCAACTTCAAGAACGGCACTGGTATCATTCAG GGGGCGCTCACTCAGCTCATCCAGTACTACCATGGCTTCCACAAGGTGCTGTCCCAGCCCACCTTCCGCAGCCTGGCCGTGCGCTCGGAGCTCATCAACCTACACCACCTCATGGTCGAGGTCAAGAAACACAAGCCCAACTTCTAA
- the LOC129831223 gene encoding vacuolar protein sorting-associated protein 52 homolog isoform X1, with protein MVEGAVTVAVFDVNIAGNSTANGMSYLQDEMQPDTDAMAPLNLGDLDLTTDEFILDEVDIHIQANLEDDLVKEALKTELTSGITLNRWRVNSNELNKLPSKTISRRARTLPLCTTRSQPVTPYWRVIVDSPVTEQEFLEQLHELNNKINFAKELSFRETLACSDIQDIVDRLKIKAVTKIREFILQKIYSFRKPMTNYQIPQNTLLKYRFFYQFLLANESTVAKEIRDVYVDTMSKIYYSYFKSYSGRLLKVQYEEVADKDDLMGVEDTAKKGFFSKPSLKSRNTIFTLGQREAVLSPAELEGPILIPHTAQRGDCRYPYETLFRSQHYALLDNGCREFLFLFDFFMVAGNSALDLFNSIMGKTLSLFLKSMSTYVSDCYDSIAVFLCIHIILRFRAITTKRAIPALDKYWEAVLELLWPRFELILEINIQSICNTDPQNLGVLDTRPHYITRRYAEFSSAIVSINQTFTSERTNTLLGQLQVEVENFVLKMAAEFPSRRDQLIFLINNYDMMLNVLMERAADDSKEVEGFQQLLQARSQEFIEEILSSPFGGMIAFVKASEALIEKGQLDRLKKDEATVWFSSTWKQAVEALSQDVMRSFTNFKNGTGIIQGALTQLIQYYHGFHKVLSQPTFRSLAVRSELINLHHLMVEVKKHKPNF; from the exons atggtggagggagcagtGACTGTAGCTGTGTTCGATGTAAACATAGCTGGCAACTCGACGGCGAATGGCATGTCATATTTACAAGATGAG ATGCAGCCTGACACAGATGCCATGGCCCCTCTCAACCTGGGTGACTTGGACTTGACCACAGACGAGTTCATCTTGGATGAAGTGGATA tTCACATACAAGCTAATCTGGAAGATGACTTGGTGAAGGAGGCACTGAAAACG GAGTTGACCTCAGGCATTACTCTAAACAGGTGGAGGGTGAATTCCAACGAATTGAACAAGCTTCCATCAAAGACT ATATCAAGGAGAGCCAGAACATTGCCTCTCTGCACAACCAGATCACAGCCTGTGACTCCATACTGGAG GGTAATCGTGGATAGCCCGGTTACGGAGCAGGAGTTCCTTGAGCAGCTCCATGAACTCAACAACAAGATCAATTTTGCCAAAGAGCTCAGCTTCAGGGAGACTTTGGCCTGCTCTGACATCCAGGACATCGTGGACCGCCTGAAAATCAAG GCTGTCACAAAGATCAGAGAATTTATCCTGCAGAAGATTTATTCCTTCAGAAAGCCCATGACCAACTATCAAATCCCCCAGAACACTCTCCTTAAGTACAG GTTTTTCTATCAGTTCCTCTTGGCAAACGAAAGCACAGTAGCTAAGGAGATCAGGGATGTGTACGTGGACACCATGAGTAAGATCTACTACAGCTACTTCAAGTCCTACAGCGGCAGGCTGCTCAAAGTACAG TATGAGGAGGTGGCAGACAAAGATGACCTGATGGGAGTGGAAGACACGGCCAAGAAAGGTTTCTTCTCCAAGCCCTCCCTGAAGAGCAGGAACACCATCTTCACCCTGGGCCAGCGAGAGGCCGTGCTGAGCCCTGCCGAGCTGGAGGGGCCCATCCTCATCCCCCACACTGCCCAGAGAGGAGACTGCAGG taTCCCTATGAGACGCTGTTCCGCAGTCAGCACTACGCCCTCTTGGACAACGGCTGTCGAGAGTTCCTCTTCCTGTTTGACTTCTTCATGGTGGCTGGAAACTCTGCGCTGGATCTCTTCAACAGCATCATGGGAAAGACACTCAGCTTGTTCCTG AAGAGCATGTCCACCTATGTATCGGATTGCTACGATAGCATTGCTGTGTTTCTGTGTATCCACATCATCCTGCGTTTCAGAGCCATCACAACCAAGAGGGCCATCCCAGCCCTGGACAA GTACTGGGAGGCGGTTCTGGAGCTGCTGTGGCCCAGGTTTGAGCTCATCCTGGAGATAAACATTCAGAGCATCTGCAACACGGACCCCCAGAACCTGGGCGTGTTGGACACCAGACCACACTAT ATCACACGTAGATACGCAGAGTTCTCTTCTGCCATCGTTAGCATTAACCAGACATTCACCAGCGAGCGAACCAACACCCTCCTTGGCCAACTGCAG GTTGAAGTGGAGAACTTTGTCCTGAAGATGGCTGCAGAGTTCCCTTCACGCAGGGACCAGCTCATCTTCCTCATCAACAACTACGACATGATGCTCAATGTACTCATG GAGAGGGCAGCCGATGACAGTAAAGAGGTTGAGGGCTTCCAGCAGCTCCTCCAGGCCAGGAGCCAG GAGTTTATTGAGGAGATTCTGTCCTCCCCCTTTGGTGGCATGATAGCGTTTGTGAAGGCGAGCGAGGCGTTGATAGAGAAAGGCCAGCTGGATAGACTAAAGAAGGATGAAG CTACTGTTTGGTTTTCCAGCACATGGAAACAGGCTGTGGAAGCTCTGAGTCAGGATGTCATGAGATCCTTCACCAACTTCAAGAACGGCACTGGTATCATTCAG GGGGCGCTCACTCAGCTCATCCAGTACTACCATGGCTTCCACAAGGTGCTGTCCCAGCCCACCTTCCGCAGCCTGGCCGTGCGCTCGGAGCTCATCAACCTACACCACCTCATGGTCGAGGTCAAGAAACACAAGCCCAACTTCTAA
- the LOC129831225 gene encoding 40S ribosomal protein S18: protein MSLVIPEKFQHILRVLNTNIDGRRKIAFAITAIKGVGRRYAHVVLRKADIDLSKRAGELTDDEVERVVTIMQNPRQYKIPDWFLNRQKDVKDGKYSQVLANGLDNKLREDLERLKKIRAHRGLRHFWGLRVRGQHTKTTGRRGRTVGVSKKK, encoded by the exons ATG TCTCTGGTCATTCCTGAGAAGTTCCAGCACATCCTTCGTGTTCTCAACACGAACATTGATGGTAGGAGGAAGATTGCCTTCGCCATTACAGCCATCAAG GGTGTTGGCAGGCGATATGCCCATGTTGTCCTGAGGAAGGCTGATATCGACCTCAGCAAGAGGGCTGGAGAACTTACTGATGATGAG GTTGAGAGGGTGGTGACAATTATGCAGAATCCTCGCCAATACAAAATCCCTGACTGGTTCCTCAACAGACAGAAGGACGTAAAGGATGGCAAGTACAGCCAG GTACTTGCTAACGGTCTGGACAACAAACTGAGAGAGGATCTTGAGAGGCTGAAGAAGATACGGGCTCACCGTGGACTCAGGCACTTCTGGGG TCTGCGCGTGCGTGGCCAGCACACGAAGACCACCGGTCGTCGTGGTCGCACTGTTGGTGTGTCCAAGAAGAAGTAA
- the LOC129831224 gene encoding E3 ubiquitin-protein ligase RING2-A-like isoform X2 has translation MVTPVNIQNPSKTWELSLYELHRSPQEAIMDSTEIAVSPRSLHSELMCPICLDMLKNTMTTKECLHRFCSDCIVTALRSGNKECPTCRKKLVSRRSLRRDSNFDALISKIYPSRDEYEAHQDRVLERLNRLHNKQALSSSIEEGLRMQALNRAQRVRKPAQESDNTTFSGGEDNGDTRSHLSHDSAPSHAPLPPSHTPSEAGHTRNPKRPRESNGSVPEVGSPTPPVSCHKESPSSEIELVFRPHPMLVNTQDYSQTRYVKTTANATVDHLSKYLALRIALEDRQRDIGTEKEGGAKGEAAVEGASLKNISEKQYTIYIPTSGGQFSTLNGSLTLELVNEKYWKVRKPLELYYAPTKDQQPQPSQPKEG, from the exons ATGGTGACTCCAGTCAACATCCAAAACCCCAGTAAGACGTGGGAGCTGAGCTTGTATGAGCTGCACAGGAGCCCACAG GAGGCGATCATGGACAGCACAGAGATAGCAGTGTCCCCCAGGAGCCTCCACAGTGAGCTGATGTGCCCCATCTGTCTGGACATGCTGAAGAACACCATGACCACTAAGGAGTGCCTGCACCGCTTCTGCTCCGACTGCATCGTCACTGCACTCCGATCAGg gaACAAGGAATGCCCCACGTGCCGAAAGAAGCTGGTGTCGAGACGCTCGTTGCGCCGTGACTCCAACTTCGACGCCCTCATCTCAAAGATCTACCCCAGCCGGGACGAGTACGAGGCCCACCAGGACCGGGTGCTGGAGAGACTCAACCGACTGCACAACAAGCAGGCCCTCAGCTCCAGCATTGAGGAGGGGCTGCGCATGCAGGCACTTAACAG AGCCCAGCGAGTGCGCAAACCGGCGCAGGAGAGCGACAACACAACCTTCAGTGGTGGCGAGGACAATGGGGACACACGGTCACACCTCTCCCACGACTCCGCTCCCTCCCATGCGCCCCTCCCCCCGAGCCACACCCCCTCTGAGGCCGGGCACACCCGGAACCCCAAGCGGCCCAGAGAATCTAACGGGTCGGTCCCGGAGGTGGGCAGCCCCACGCCACCAGTCAGCTGCCACAAAGAGAGCCCCAGCTCTGAGATAGAGCTGGTGTTCCGCCCGCACCCCATGCTGGTCAACACACAGGACTACAGCCAGACCAG ATATGTGAAGACCACAGCCAATGCAACAGTGGACCACCTGTCTAAGTACCTGGCTCTGCGTATCGCTCTGGAGGACAGACAAAGAGacatagggacagagaaagaggggggtgCTAAAGGAGAAGCAGCAGTAGAAGGGGCCAGCCTGAAGAATATCAGTGAGAAACAATACACCATCTACATTCCCACATCAGGGGGCCAGTTCTCT ACTCTCAACGGCTCCTTGACTCTGGAGCTGGTAAATGAGAAGTACTGGAAGGTCAGAAAGCCTCTGGAGCTCTACTATGCCCCCACCAAGGACCAACAGCCCCAACCATCACAGCCCAAAGAGGGGTGA
- the LOC129831224 gene encoding E3 ubiquitin-protein ligase RING2-A-like isoform X1, with the protein MDSTEIAVSPRSLHSELMCPICLDMLKNTMTTKECLHRFCSDCIVTALRSGNKECPTCRKKLVSRRSLRRDSNFDALISKIYPSRDEYEAHQDRVLERLNRLHNKQALSSSIEEGLRMQALNRAQRVRKPAQESDNTTFSGGEDNGDTRSHLSHDSAPSHAPLPPSHTPSEAGHTRNPKRPRESNGSVPEVGSPTPPVSCHKESPSSEIELVFRPHPMLVNTQDYSQTRYVKTTANATVDHLSKYLALRIALEDRQRDIGTEKEGGAKGEAAVEGASLKNISEKQYTIYIPTSGGQFSVSTQAYQSSFFRVVGAIISELG; encoded by the exons ATGGACAGCACAGAGATAGCAGTGTCCCCCAGGAGCCTCCACAGTGAGCTGATGTGCCCCATCTGTCTGGACATGCTGAAGAACACCATGACCACTAAGGAGTGCCTGCACCGCTTCTGCTCCGACTGCATCGTCACTGCACTCCGATCAGg gaACAAGGAATGCCCCACGTGCCGAAAGAAGCTGGTGTCGAGACGCTCGTTGCGCCGTGACTCCAACTTCGACGCCCTCATCTCAAAGATCTACCCCAGCCGGGACGAGTACGAGGCCCACCAGGACCGGGTGCTGGAGAGACTCAACCGACTGCACAACAAGCAGGCCCTCAGCTCCAGCATTGAGGAGGGGCTGCGCATGCAGGCACTTAACAG AGCCCAGCGAGTGCGCAAACCGGCGCAGGAGAGCGACAACACAACCTTCAGTGGTGGCGAGGACAATGGGGACACACGGTCACACCTCTCCCACGACTCCGCTCCCTCCCATGCGCCCCTCCCCCCGAGCCACACCCCCTCTGAGGCCGGGCACACCCGGAACCCCAAGCGGCCCAGAGAATCTAACGGGTCGGTCCCGGAGGTGGGCAGCCCCACGCCACCAGTCAGCTGCCACAAAGAGAGCCCCAGCTCTGAGATAGAGCTGGTGTTCCGCCCGCACCCCATGCTGGTCAACACACAGGACTACAGCCAGACCAG ATATGTGAAGACCACAGCCAATGCAACAGTGGACCACCTGTCTAAGTACCTGGCTCTGCGTATCGCTCTGGAGGACAGACAAAGAGacatagggacagagaaagaggggggtgCTAAAGGAGAAGCAGCAGTAGAAGGGGCCAGCCTGAAGAATATCAGTGAGAAACAATACACCATCTACATTCCCACATCAGGGGGCCAGTTCTCTGTGAGTACACAAGCGTATCAGTCATCTTTTTTCAGGGTGGTGGGAGCTATTATCAGTGAATTAGGTTAA